In Haliscomenobacter hydrossis DSM 1100, the DNA window GAAGCGTTTGGTCTGGATGGCCCATTGACGGTCAGCGCCCTCCTCATGCGAGGAAGAAGTCCGCAAAATCATCGGCCAATTCGGCCAGGAGTATTCATCACGTTCTTTCGGTGGTTTGGCCAACAATTCGATCTGAGTAATCGAAGCTGCCCGGTGACGGTTAGAGGTACCCACACAGTCGGCACCCGTATCTCCACCCCCAATGACTACAACGTGTTTGCCCGTTGCCCAAATATCTTCAGCTGTGGGCAACTGATCACCAGCCTGGCGGCGGTTGCTTGGCTCCAGAAAATCCATGGCAAAGTGTACCCCTTTCAGTTCACGACCGGGGATGGGTAAGTCCCGGGGGATGGTAGAACCACCCGCGAGTACCACGGCATCAAAATCACTGAGCAGTTGTTTGGCTTCGATGTCAACACCAATATTGGTACTGACGCTAAATTTGATACCTTCCTGCTCCATGACCTTCACCCGGCGATCAATCACCCATTTCTCCAGTTTAAAATCTGGAATCCCGTAGCGGAGCAGTCCGCCCACCCGGTCTTTGCGTTCAAAAACGGTGACCAGGTGGCCTGCTTTGTTGAGCTGAGCCGCTGCACCCAATCCGGCAGGACCTGAACCAATAACAGCAACTTTTTTGCCCGTGCGTTTAGCCGGAACTTGTGGCACCACGTACCCTTTTTCAAAAGCCAGTTCCGCAATTGATTTTTCAATGTGCTCGATGGCTACCGGTGGCTGGTTGATGCCCAGTACACAGGCCGCTTCGCAAGGAGCAGGGCAAATGCGTCCGGTAAATTCCGGGAAATTGTTGGTGCTACTGAGAATCTGATACGCTTCATCCCAGTTTTCCTGGTATACTGCGTCGTTGAATTCAGGAATGATGTTGCCCAATGGGCAGCCGCTGTGGCAAAATGGTACGCCACAATCCATACAACGCGAAGCTTGGTCCACCGTTTTTTCGCTGGAAAAAGCCTCGTAAATCTCGCGATAATCGTTGATGCGTTCTTCGGGTTTGCGAGAAGACGGAAGTTCGCGCGTATGTTTGAGAAATCCTTTTGGATCGGCCATTTTAAAAGTTTTGGGGGTTCGGGGGTTCGGGGGTTCGGGGGTTCCAAACTGCACCTCGACTTCGCTCGGCGACCGTTTTGAACCTTCGAACCCTCGAACCTTCGAACCCTGTTTAATATGCTACTGCAACCTTTACGTCAACTTTCACTTTATCAGTGCGCTTGGCGAGTACTGCTTTGTAATCGCGTGGCATGACTTTGGTAAAAAACTGACGCTGAATGTCCCAGTTTTCGAGCATTTCGCGGGCCACTTTGCTGCTGGTGCAGCTGAAATGGTTGCGCAACATGCGGCGCAGCAATTCAAAGTCCTCGTCTTCCATGGGGTCCAGATCGACCATTTCCAGGTTGACGCGTTTTTCAAATTCACCCAGTGGATTGTGGACGTAAGCAATGCCACCGCTCATCCCGGCGGCAAAGTTTTTACCCGTTTCACCGAGTACCACCACTACCCCACCGGTCATGTATTCGCAACCGTGGTCACCCACGCCTTCAACCACTGCTTTTACCCCAGAGTTGCGTACTCCGAAGCGCTCACCCGCCATCCCTTTGATGTAGGCTTCGCCCGCAGTAGCCCCGTAGAAAGCCACGTTGCCAATAATGATGTTTTCCTGTGGTTCGAATTTGGCTTCACGGTCGGGTACCACGATCAGTCGGCCTCCCGAAAGCCCTTTGCCAAAGTAGTCGTTGGCTTCCCCTTCCAGCGTAAACTGCAAGCCAGGAGCGGCAAAGGCACCAAAACTTTGACCTGCCGAGCCCCGGAAACGGAAATCAATCGTGGCATCGGGTAATCCTTTGCCTTTGTAGCGCTTCGACACTTCGTTGGAAAGCATGGCGCCTACGGCACGATCGGTATTTTGAATTGGGAAAATCGAACTTACTTTTTGCCCATTTTCCAGTGCCAATTTGGCCTGGTAAATCAACTTGCGGTCGAGTACCCCGGCAATGCCGTGGTCTTGTTCTACCCGCTTGTATTGACCGACATTTTCATCAACCGGTTGTTTGAACAGGATGGCATTGAGGTCAACCTGGCGGTATTTCCAGTGCTGCACGTTGCTGCGCAAGCGCAGAAGTTCCACTTTGCCCACCATTTCATTGATGGTGCGGAAGCCCAGTTCAGCCATGATGCTGCGCAGGTCTTCAGCGAGAAAACGGAAGAAGTTGATGACGTGTTCAGGCTTTCCGTTGAAACGTTTACGCAATTCCGGGTCTTGGGTTGCAATGCCCACCGGGCAAGTATTCACGTGGCATTTGCGCATCATGATGCAACCTTCCACCACCAGAGCGGCAGTAGCTACACCCCATTCTTCGGCGCCCAAGAGCGTTGCAATGGCGATGTCTTTGCCCGTGCGCAACTGGCCGTCGGTTTGTACCACCACCCGATCGCGCAGTTTGTTGCGCAGCAGGGTTTGGTGGGTTTCGGCCAGACCCAATTCCCAGGGCAAACCAGCGTGGCGAATCGAAGTCAGCGGCGATGCACCCGTTCCTCCATCGTGACCAGAGATCAAAATGGCATCGGCGTGGGCTTTGGCTACCCCGGAAGCAATGATCCCTACTCCGGCTTTTGACACGAGTTTGACGTTGATGCGGGCAGCAGGGTTGGCGTTTTTGAGGTCAAAAATCAGCTGCGCCAAATCCTCAATGGAATAAATATCGTGGTGCGGCGGCGGCGAAATCAAGCCTACTCCTGGCGTAGAATGGCGCACGCGGCCAATCCACTCATCCACTTTATGGCCGGGCAATTGTCCACCTTCACCAGGCTTGGCACCTTGCGCCATTTTGATCTGCAATTCAGCAGCATTGGTGAGGTAATAACTGGTTACCCCAAAGCGACCGGATGCCACTTGCTTGATGGCCGAACGTTCCCAATCGCCATTTTCTTTGGGTTCAAAGCGGATCTCGTCTTCACCGCCTTCGCCACTGTTGCTTTTGCCACCCATGCGGTTCATGGCAATGGCCAGGGTGGAGTGGGCTTCGTGAGAAATAGACCCAAAAGACATGGCACCCGTAGCAAAACGCTTCATGATGTTTTCCACGGGTTCTACCTCTTCGATTGGAATCGGATTGCCCTTGCGGAAAGTCAATAAACCGCGCAACGTCAAGGCCTGCTCGGTTTGCTCATTGATAATCGAGGCGTATTTTTTGTATTCCTGAAAATCGTTTTTGCGCGAAGCCACCTGCAAGTGGTGAATGCTCTTGGGGTTGAACAAGTGAGCCTCACCGCGGCGTTTCCACTGGTATACCCCTCCTACTTCGAGTTGTTCTCCAGGAAGCGGCATTTCGGGGAAGGCGATGGTGTGACGAGCCAAAACTTCTTCGGCAATGCCATCGTAGCTAATGCCCTGGATGCGCGAAACCGATCCGGTGAAACACTTCTCTACCACCTCGTTAGAAATACCCAGGATTTCAAAAATCTGTGCCCCCTGGTAAGATTGCAAAGTGGAGATCCCGTTTTTCGACATTACTTTGAGGATCGACTTACCGATGACTTTGTTGAAAGTATCGATCATCTTCTCCAACTTCATGCTGGCGTCAAGATGGCCCAATTCGCGTTGCTCCGCAATGGTGGCGTATACCATGTAGGGGTTCACACAAGTGGCCCCGTATCCAATTAAGGAGCAGAAATGGTGGGTTTCGCGGATGTCTCCGGCTTCAACGACCAGCGAAGTCAAGGTGCGTAAACCGCGACGGATCAAATGGTGGTGTACCGCACCAATGGCCAACAACGAAGGCATGGGAGCATGCTTTTCGTCAGCCTGACGATCCGATAAAATCAAGATGTTGCAACCTTGCCGTACCAGGTCTTCAGCCTGGGCACAAAGGTTGTCTATGGCAGCTTTGAGTCGCCCCTCTTGTCCGTCAGCGCGGAAAAGGATATCGATTACCCCTGATTTGAAGTAACTGTGTTCGAGGTATTTTACCCGATTGAGCTCGCCATTGGTGATGACCGGGCTTTCGAGGTGGATGAAGCGTCCCCGCTCGGGCACCAAATCGAGGTGTTTGGGGTTGCCGCCCAACATGGCAAACAAGGACATGACCGAACGCTCCCGAATGGGGTCAATCGGGGGGTTGGTTACCTGGGCAAACAACTGCTTGAAGTAGTTGGACAAGTGCTGCGACTGGTGCGACAATACCGCCAAGGGTGTATCTGCCCCCATTGAACCCAATGGTTCTTGGCCTTCAGCAACGGTTGGATTGATCAACACCTTGATGTCTTCTTTGGTGAAGCCAAACAATTGCTGATTGCGGTGCAAGGTTTTGCTGTCCAGCTCGACTACTCCAGGGATGTTTTCGGGCAAATCCTCCAGGGTCAGGCGGTATTCTTTCATCCAATCCCGATAAGGGAGGCGCTGACAGATGGTGCTTTTCAGTTCCTCATCCCCTACAATCCGACCTTCGTCCAGATCGGCAATGAGCATCCGGCCTGGTTGCAAACGGCCTTTTTTCACCACTTTGGACTGATCTACCGGCAAAGCGCCCGCTTCAGAGGCAACGATCAGGGTATTGTCTTCCAGCAAGCAGTAACGCGAGGGGCGCAATCCGTTGCGGTCAAGTGTTGCCCCGACCAAAATACCGTTGGTAAAACAAATCGATGCTGGGCCATCCCATGGCTCCATGATGGTTTTGTGGTACTCGTAGAAGGCTTTTTTGTAGTCTTCCATGGTATCATCGTGCTCCCAGGCCTCCGGAATCATCATCATTAAGGCGTGGGGCAAGGAGTAACCACTCATCACCAGGTATTCCAGTACATTGTCGAAATTACCCGAATCGGACAGATCATCGCCACAAATGGGTTTGATCAATTCCAGTTCTTCATCGCTGAAGATTTCCGACATCAGGTTTTTCTCCTTGGACTGCCACCAATTCAGATTCCCTCTTACCGTGTTGATTTCGCCGTTGTGGGCAATGTAGCGGAATGGCTGGGCCAATTTCCACTTGGGAACCGTGTTGGTAGAAAACCGGGAGTGGATCACCGCGATCGCCGATTTCAGGTCGGCATCTTGCAAATCCAAAAAGTAAGGGCGCAGCTGATAAGTGGTCAACTGGCCCTTGTATACAACAGTTTTGTATGAAAAGGAGGCGATATAAAAGTTTTCCTTCACGTGAGGGAAAACTTTATAAATGTTGTGGATCACGAACTTGCGCAGGATGTACAAACGACGCTCCAGTGTCTTCAGATCCATGGTTTTTTTGGGTTTAACAAAAACCTGTTCAACCCGGGGTTCGGTGGCCACTGCCGATTCTCCCAACAATTCATGGTCGGTGGGTACTTTGCGCCAGCCAATTAATTCAAAACCACATTCATCCATATAATCCTGGAACAATACACGGCATTCTTGACGTTGGGCACGATCCATGGGAAAAAAAACCATTCCCACCCCATATTCTCCAAAATCTGGCAAATCAATCTTTAGTTCCCGGCATTTTTTCTTTAAAAATTCATGGGGAGTTTGGATAAGAATACCAGCTCCATCGCCCGTGTTGGGTTCACAGCCACAGGCTCCGCGGTGCTCCATATTGGCCAGCATGGTGAGGGCATCCTCTACCAATTCGTGGGACTTGATGCCATTCAAATTGGCCATCAACCCCGTACCACAGGAGTCTTTTTCCAGTTGCGGAACGTACAAACCTTGGTTGGTCTCCTTCATATACAAAACTGTTGTCTGATAAGTAAAAAATATTCTTGATGCGCAGTACGCACGTAAACAATGTGAATTGGTCGCTGAAGCAGCAGTGTGGTTAGGGTAATGGGGAATTTAAGCTCCGTCTAAAGTCAGTGGTAAAAGAAATAGGCTAAGCGGATTAAAAGCTATCAGCAATTACGGTGGTCAGTAGGCTACGCCATTTTTTGGCTTTGTAGAACTTCAAAAATATTGAAGGAATCTTGAAAAGCAAATTGCAATGGATGAAAAAAGTGTGCGAAAGAATTATTTTAATTCCCCATTCTCCGACACTTAACCGCAAATTATGCAAAAAAGTGGACTTTTTATTGAAAATATTGAAAGCTTAGATTGAAATAATAGTTTGTCATTGTTGCAAAACATGCGTCAACTATCCCCTATTT includes these proteins:
- a CDS encoding glutamate synthase subunit beta; this encodes MADPKGFLKHTRELPSSRKPEERINDYREIYEAFSSEKTVDQASRCMDCGVPFCHSGCPLGNIIPEFNDAVYQENWDEAYQILSSTNNFPEFTGRICPAPCEAACVLGINQPPVAIEHIEKSIAELAFEKGYVVPQVPAKRTGKKVAVIGSGPAGLGAAAQLNKAGHLVTVFERKDRVGGLLRYGIPDFKLEKWVIDRRVKVMEQEGIKFSVSTNIGVDIEAKQLLSDFDAVVLAGGSTIPRDLPIPGRELKGVHFAMDFLEPSNRRQAGDQLPTAEDIWATGKHVVVIGGGDTGADCVGTSNRHRAASITQIELLAKPPKERDEYSWPNWPMILRTSSSHEEGADRQWAIQTKRFIGDEQGNVKQLELVKVEWAMDQTTGRYSFKEVAGSEQIIPCDLALLAIGFVHPQHQGMLEQLGVELDERGNVKATEQKYQSSNKKVFAAGDMRRGQSLVVWAISEGRECARQVDLFLMGHSILEAKEDSPLMLHEIEE
- the gltB gene encoding glutamate synthase large subunit, with protein sequence MKETNQGLYVPQLEKDSCGTGLMANLNGIKSHELVEDALTMLANMEHRGACGCEPNTGDGAGILIQTPHEFLKKKCRELKIDLPDFGEYGVGMVFFPMDRAQRQECRVLFQDYMDECGFELIGWRKVPTDHELLGESAVATEPRVEQVFVKPKKTMDLKTLERRLYILRKFVIHNIYKVFPHVKENFYIASFSYKTVVYKGQLTTYQLRPYFLDLQDADLKSAIAVIHSRFSTNTVPKWKLAQPFRYIAHNGEINTVRGNLNWWQSKEKNLMSEIFSDEELELIKPICGDDLSDSGNFDNVLEYLVMSGYSLPHALMMMIPEAWEHDDTMEDYKKAFYEYHKTIMEPWDGPASICFTNGILVGATLDRNGLRPSRYCLLEDNTLIVASEAGALPVDQSKVVKKGRLQPGRMLIADLDEGRIVGDEELKSTICQRLPYRDWMKEYRLTLEDLPENIPGVVELDSKTLHRNQQLFGFTKEDIKVLINPTVAEGQEPLGSMGADTPLAVLSHQSQHLSNYFKQLFAQVTNPPIDPIRERSVMSLFAMLGGNPKHLDLVPERGRFIHLESPVITNGELNRVKYLEHSYFKSGVIDILFRADGQEGRLKAAIDNLCAQAEDLVRQGCNILILSDRQADEKHAPMPSLLAIGAVHHHLIRRGLRTLTSLVVEAGDIRETHHFCSLIGYGATCVNPYMVYATIAEQRELGHLDASMKLEKMIDTFNKVIGKSILKVMSKNGISTLQSYQGAQIFEILGISNEVVEKCFTGSVSRIQGISYDGIAEEVLARHTIAFPEMPLPGEQLEVGGVYQWKRRGEAHLFNPKSIHHLQVASRKNDFQEYKKYASIINEQTEQALTLRGLLTFRKGNPIPIEEVEPVENIMKRFATGAMSFGSISHEAHSTLAIAMNRMGGKSNSGEGGEDEIRFEPKENGDWERSAIKQVASGRFGVTSYYLTNAAELQIKMAQGAKPGEGGQLPGHKVDEWIGRVRHSTPGVGLISPPPHHDIYSIEDLAQLIFDLKNANPAARINVKLVSKAGVGIIASGVAKAHADAILISGHDGGTGASPLTSIRHAGLPWELGLAETHQTLLRNKLRDRVVVQTDGQLRTGKDIAIATLLGAEEWGVATAALVVEGCIMMRKCHVNTCPVGIATQDPELRKRFNGKPEHVINFFRFLAEDLRSIMAELGFRTINEMVGKVELLRLRSNVQHWKYRQVDLNAILFKQPVDENVGQYKRVEQDHGIAGVLDRKLIYQAKLALENGQKVSSIFPIQNTDRAVGAMLSNEVSKRYKGKGLPDATIDFRFRGSAGQSFGAFAAPGLQFTLEGEANDYFGKGLSGGRLIVVPDREAKFEPQENIIIGNVAFYGATAGEAYIKGMAGERFGVRNSGVKAVVEGVGDHGCEYMTGGVVVVLGETGKNFAAGMSGGIAYVHNPLGEFEKRVNLEMVDLDPMEDEDFELLRRMLRNHFSCTSSKVAREMLENWDIQRQFFTKVMPRDYKAVLAKRTDKVKVDVKVAVAY